The following coding sequences lie in one Streptococcus suis genomic window:
- a CDS encoding 23S rRNA methyltransferase attenuator leader peptide ErmL produces the protein MLVFQMRYQMRYVDKTSTVLKQTKNSDYADK, from the coding sequence ATGTTGGTATTCCAAATGCGTTATCAAATGCGTTATGTAGATAAAACATCTACTGTTTTGAAACAGACTAAAAACAGTGATTACGCAGATAAATAA